A single window of Balaenoptera ricei isolate mBalRic1 chromosome 15, mBalRic1.hap2, whole genome shotgun sequence DNA harbors:
- the SLC2A4RG gene encoding LOW QUALITY PROTEIN: SLC2A4 regulator (The sequence of the model RefSeq protein was modified relative to this genomic sequence to represent the inferred CDS: deleted 2 bases in 1 codon): MDAGRAGPPAARRGRGRPAASGRRGAGGGRSRAGVGGPASPAQPPGPARGRVRSVRPRRCSLGTRPAMEAERPPAPGPGCGRPPLRAAGRDPAAAPVSVPAPPQGPAVEFALPQEPEPRAADLGAPGAGAAGPPTPSAHIPVPGHRAPPGKARLDEVMAAAALTSLSTSPLLLGAPAVAFSTEPSLEPWREAPVRPPGSGGSSGNGGWGPTSDQSSPSTPSPPLPPEAAHFLFGEPALRKRKSSLQGLFQCLWKRCGKVLSSASGMQRHIRLVHLGRQAEPEQSDGEEDFYYTELDVGVDSLTDGLSGLTPGSPTASVPPAFPRLEPLEPPALPSLLRPPALPPPPVLSSLPAPQGCLAPVHPEPQPIPVRACAPALPAKPGANPRKPRGDAKKCRKVYGMDHRDLWCTACRWKKACQRFLD, encoded by the exons ATGgacgcggggcgggcggggcctcCGGCCgcgaggagggggcggggccggccggCAGCCTCCGGGCGGCGCGGCGCGGGCGGCGGCCGATCCAGGGCGGGGGTCGGTGGCCCGGCCAGCCCGGCccagccc cccggcccggcccggggcCGCGTCCGGAGCGTCCGCCCTCGCCGCTGCAGCCTCGGTACCCGGCCGGCCATGGAGGCCGAGCGCCCCCCGGCGCCCGGCCCGGGCTGCGGGCGCCCCCCACTCCGCGCCGCCGGCCGGGACCCCGCGGCCGCGCCCGTGTCGGTGCCCGCGCCGCCGCAG GGCCCTGCCGTGGAGTTCGCGCTGCCGCAGGAGCCGGAGCCGCGGGCCGCGGACCTCGGggccccgggggcgggggcggcggggccaCCGACGCCGTCGGCGCACATCCCGGTGCCAGGGCATAG AGCCCCCCCAGGAAAAGCCCGGCTGGACGAGGTCATGGCTGCCGCAGCCCTCACAAGCCTGTCCACCAGCCCCCTCCTGCTGGGGGCCCCGGCTGTAGCCTTCAGCACAG AGCCCAGCTTGGAGCCCTGGAGGGAGGCCCCGGTGCGGCCACCGggcagcggcggcagcagcggGAATGGGGGCTGGGGCCCGACCAGTGACCAGTCCTCTCCATCTACCCCGTCGCCCCCGCTGCCCCCTGAGGCAGCCCACTTCCTGTTCGGGGAGCCTGCCCTGAGGAAGAGGAAG AGCTCGCTGCAGGGGCTGTTCCAGTGCCTGTGGAAGCGCTGCGGGAAGGTGCTGAGCTCGGCGTCAGGGATGCAGAGACACATCCGTCTGGTGCACCTGGG gCGGCAGGCAGAGCCGGAGCAGAGCGACGGCGAGGAGGACTTCTACTACACGGAGCTGGATGTCGGTGTGGACTCGCTGACCGATGGGCTGTCTGGCCTGACCCCGGGGTCCCCCACGGCCTCCGTGCCACCCGCCTTCCCCCGCCTGGAGCCGCTGGAGCCCCCGGCCCTGCCCAGCCTGCTGCGCCCGcccgccctgcccccgcccccggtGCTGAgctccctgcccgccccccag GGCTGCCTGGCACCCGTCCACCCGGAGCCACAGCCCATCCCGGTCAGGGCCTGCGCGCCAGCCCTGCCCGCCAAGCCCGGTGCCAACCCGAG GAAGCCCCGAGGTGACGCCAAGAAGTGCCGGAAAGTGTATGGCATGGACCACCGGGACCTGTGGTGCACGGCCTGCCGCTGGAAGAAGGCCTGCCAACGCTTCCTGGACTGA
- the LIME1 gene encoding LOW QUALITY PROTEIN: lck-interacting transmembrane adapter 1 (The sequence of the model RefSeq protein was modified relative to this genomic sequence to represent the inferred CDS: inserted 2 bases in 1 codon), producing the protein MRPQVPSAPPALWGLGRLALLLWLWVSCTACHRKRAQRQLSALQGSVMPAEAVXQGVPGASRGPASLPRPHSLLRPPHHCSLGKLDTKLHELHRSRPCSRAPRPASRDLRPQWLEASRGKTTRPPAAFAHQELPLATPSTGPEATYSNVGLAAIPRAGLAVTSGVWAGAQLTSSCARPGPEAIPVVAEYACVQKLKGTDRGPQGLEQGKVEATPAAQVDILYSRVSKPKRRDPGPSTDQPDPKGGEASLALGSDLAYEVLPLRGLGMDKSLLENVYDSIQEMGAPGYLEPPSSNSYQERTCAGHGDPLLPV; encoded by the exons ATGAGGCCACAGGTACCCTCGGCCCCTCCTGCCCTCTGGGGCCTAGGGCGCCTCGCCCTGCTCCTCTGGCTGTGGGTGTCATGCACAGCCTGCCACAG GAAGCGGGCACAGAGGCAGCTGTCTGCGCTGCAGGGCAGTGTAATGCCAGCAGAAGCGGT TCAGGGTGTCCCTGGGGCCAGCAGGGGACCGGCCAGCCTTCCTCGCCCCCACTCACTGCTGAGACCACCCCACCACTGCTCCCTCGGCAAGTTGGACACCAAACTGCACGAGCTGCACCGCAGCCGGCCCTGCAGCAGAG ccccacGGCCTGCCAGCAGGGATCTGCGCCCACAATGGCTGGAGGCGTCCAGAGGCAAGACGACCAGGCCCCCGGCAGCCTTCGCACACCAGGAGCTGCCCCTGGCCACGCCCTCCACCGGCCCTGAGGCCACCTATTCCAATGTGGGGCTGGCTGCCATCCCCAGGGCCGGGCTGGCAGTCACCTCTGGGGTGTGGGCAGGGGCACAGCTGACCAGCAGCTGTGCCAGGCCTGGTCCCGAGGCCATACCCGTGGTGGCTGAGTATGCGTGTGTCCAGAAGCTCAAGGGAACAGATCGGGGCCCCCAAGGCCTGGAGCAGGGGAAAGTCGAGGCGACCCCAGCTGCTCAG GTGGACATCCTGTATTCCAGGGTCAGCAAGCCTAAAAGGAGGGACCCAGGACCTTCCACAGACCAGCCAGACCCCAAGGGTGGGGAAGCGAGTTTGGCTCTGGGGAGTGACCTGGCCTACGAGGTCCTCCCTCTCAGGGGCCTGGGCATGGACAAGAGCCTCCTGGAAAACGTGTATGACAGCATCCAGGAGATGGGGGCTCCTGGGTACCTGGAACCCCCCAGCTCCAACTCTTACCAGGAGAGGACATGTGCAGGGCATGGAGACCCCCTGCTTCCTGTCTAA